Proteins co-encoded in one Brassica oleracea var. oleracea cultivar TO1000 chromosome C4, BOL, whole genome shotgun sequence genomic window:
- the LOC106340461 gene encoding transcription factor MYB108-like, which translates to MENYEQNLNSPAHEEDSDVRKGPWTEEEDAILVNFVSIHGDARWNHIARSSGLKRTGKSCRLRWLNYLRPDVRRGNITLEEQFMILKLHSLWGNRWSKIAQYLPGRTDNEIKNYWRTRVQKQAKHLRCDVNSNLFKETMKNVWMPRLMERINAQTPSPTYDPVESVITDPGQPIDKQTPVEPGFVLNPDQHRHQFVQASELCATSSTSPAETLSDVQDRVVNGSGYDPAGQTGFLELNDWGCDDGDNMWTDDESFWFLRDQFCHETTSFSYN; encoded by the exons ATGGAAAATTACGAGCAAAACTTAAACTCACCAGCTCATGAAGAAGATTCTGATGTACGGAAAGGTCCATGGACCGAGGAAGAAGATGCTATTCTCGTCAACTTCGTCTCCATCCACGGTGATGCTCGCTGGAACCATATCGCTCGTTCCTCAG GGCTTAAGAGAACTGGTAAGAGTTGCAGGTTAAGATGGCTTAACTACTTGAGGCCAGATGTTAGACGAGGCAACATCACTCTCGAAGAACAGTTTATGATCCTCAAACTCCATTCTCTCTGGGGCAATAG GTGGTCGAAGATTGCACAATATCTACCGGGAAGAACAGATAATGAAATAAAGAATTATTGGAGAACTCGTGTGCAAAAACAAGCTAAACACCTTAGATGCGATGTTAATAGCAATCTTTTCAAGGAGACAATGAAAAATGTTTGGATGCCTAGATTAATGGAAAGAATCAACGCCCAAACACCATCCCCCACGTATGACCCAGTGGAGTCAGTGATCACCGACCCAGGTCAACCTATCGACAAACAGACTCCGGTCGAGCCAGGTTTTGTTTTAAACCCGGACCAGCATCGTCATCAATTCGTTCAGGCTTCGGAACTGTGCGCAACGTCTTCAACCTCGCCAGCTGAGACGTTATCGGACGTTCAAGACAGGGTAGTGAACGGGTCTGGTTATGATCCGGCGGGTCAAACGGGTTTCTTGGAGTTAAACGATTGGGGCTGTGATGATGGAGACAACATGTGGACCGATGATGAGAGTTTTTGGTTCTTGCGGGACCAGTTCTGCCACGAGACCACATCCTTTTCGTATAATTAA
- the LOC106341143 gene encoding uncharacterized protein LOC106341143 encodes MASIVMFFRALMSCRLTPEEEPETAVTSLSTLKLYRNVAGAENTTRKSTSVVDASHGIDNHEFTIETTSGINDMDERFYWIIVKNHLFL; translated from the coding sequence ATGGCGTCGATAGTGATGTTCTTTAGAGCCCTGATGAGTTGCCGTCTTACGCCCGAAGAGGAGCCAGAGACGGCGGTGACTTCTTTGTCAACGTTGAAACTTTACAGAAATGTCGCCGGAGCCGAGAACACGACGAGGAAGAGTACTTCGGTCGTTGACGCATCGCATGGCATCGATAATCACGAGTTTACTATCGAAACCACGAGTGGGATCAACGATATGGATGAAAGGTTTTATTGGATCATCGTCAAGAATCACTTGTTCTTGTAA
- the LOC106339805 gene encoding SWR1-complex protein 4-like, with the protein MKEPYDMTRDRERKRALSMVLSQSRHQEKKDAEILAEAKRITEIRLAARRAADLDVSGNENIGLDKADGGPGCSVSPSSNSQLPATAVAPSILTMADYASTLASLRMLHVYLRTYGLEQMVQAASSAVGLRTIKRVGQTLQDLGVNLKPKVPTKTVCDEYLELRKEILTLLNLQKQLQYKESEGSSHREGTYAAMPDTPKEFQLKDQSRRNRSARVLEGRQTLLHQLISGLEN; encoded by the exons ATGAAG GAGCCTTATGATATGACACGCGATAGAGAGCGCAAACGTGCATTGTCAATGGTCCTGTCCCAGAGTAGACACCAGGAGAAGAAAGATGCTGAG ATTCTTGCTGAGGCTAAAAGAATCACAGAGATTCGTTTGGCTGCACGT CGTGCGGCAGATCTTGATGTGTCTGGGAATGAGAATATCGGTCTTGATAAAGCTGATGGAGGTCCAGGGTGTAGTGTATCTCCATCTTCCAATTCTCAACTTCCTGCAACTGCCGTGGCTCCATCAATACTAACTATGGCAGATTATGCCTCTACTCTTGCTTCTCTGCGCATG CTTCATGTGTACTTGAGAACCTATGGACTTGAACAAATGGTTCAAGCTGCAAGCTCTGCTGTTGGTCTTCGAACGATCAAGCGCGTTGGGCAGACTCTGCAAGATCTCGGG GTTAATTTAAAGCCAAAGGTTCCTACAAAAACTGTATGTGATGAGTATCTTGAATTACGGAAAGAAATTCTAACACTACTGAATCTTCAGAAGCAG CTACAGTATAAAGAATCAGAAGGCTCATCACACCGTGAAGGGACCTATGCCGCAATGCCAGATACTCCAAAG GAATTTCAGCTGAAAGACCAATCAAGAAGGAACCGAAGCGCAAG GGTCCTGGAAGGCAGGCAGACACTCCTTCACCAGCTCATAAGCGGCCTAGAAAATTGA